A single window of Herpetosiphon gulosus DNA harbors:
- a CDS encoding tetratricopeptide repeat protein, with amino-acid sequence MEMPALIGLLVDAVLAVRPDADRLTVEAAFSALLAGKPTLLDDVPLSLLIDQSSKQSHATILYAGQTIAVDLPQPIDPLVAALAAVASLPLTTVPAARTDQPSVSHLPFESSSSFVGREQELLALAAAIGHAQPTVVLPAVATGLGGIGKTSLVTEFAYRYRSYFHGGVFWINCADPEQVANQIAACAEALALDPTGLTLDAQVQHVLAAWQSPLPRLLIFDNCEDLAILERWMPTLGGCRVLVTARNQLSTTASMRLGVLAPAESRALLQQLCPRLTTAEADAIAADLGNLPLALQLAGNYLNTYDQQSVAQYRQDLAVTHHSLKGGAGLPSPTRHEQDVEATFMLSLNQFDSANPLEMLALDMLDGAAWCAPGVPIPRELVLDFVPNETDDQTALASLQLLDQRGLIDGSEMLVVHRLLAQVVQVHRGSVQIRDLVEYRINEHAFRISSTRVPKYMLPLEPHLRHVTLRALTREDERIARLCNSLGYWEHLRGMYGEAERWYERGLVIMQKVLGLEHQNTARIMNNLAGIRLEQMRYAEAQALYEQVLAIWKVALGPEHPDTARCMNNLASALGRQGQNAEALAMLEQALAVWEAALGPEHPDTAISINNLAVALEGEGRYAEAQALHERAVKVLEATLGSDHPDMATSLNSLARLLEHQGKYSQALPFYQQALAIREKALNPEHPDIAISLNELAGLLLEQKRYAEAQALYERALTIRELVFGPEHADTITVMANLAVALERRGQYREALALHAQALTISQKVLGDNHQTSQRIHASHVRTVQAIQEAFDQSAAKRSSGKRTNDEQIKQWK; translated from the coding sequence ATGGAGATGCCAGCCCTGATTGGATTGCTCGTTGATGCTGTGCTTGCTGTTCGACCCGACGCTGATCGCCTAACCGTTGAGGCGGCGTTTAGTGCGCTGTTGGCTGGTAAACCAACCCTACTTGATGATGTTCCTTTATCTCTGCTGATTGATCAATCAAGCAAGCAATCGCATGCGACAATCTTGTATGCAGGCCAGACCATTGCTGTTGATCTGCCCCAACCAATCGATCCGCTGGTCGCGGCGCTGGCTGCGGTTGCCTCACTGCCGCTCACGACTGTGCCTGCGGCGCGGACTGATCAACCGTCGGTCTCACACCTGCCGTTTGAATCGAGTAGCAGCTTTGTTGGGCGTGAGCAAGAATTATTAGCGCTGGCTGCTGCGATTGGCCATGCTCAGCCAACGGTCGTGTTGCCAGCCGTCGCTACTGGCCTTGGCGGAATTGGCAAAACCAGCCTTGTTACAGAGTTTGCCTATCGCTATCGCAGCTATTTCCATGGCGGCGTATTCTGGATCAACTGCGCTGATCCGGAGCAGGTTGCTAATCAAATTGCTGCATGTGCCGAGGCGCTGGCGCTTGATCCAACAGGTTTAACGCTTGATGCTCAGGTGCAACACGTTTTAGCGGCATGGCAATCGCCGCTGCCGCGCCTGCTAATTTTCGATAACTGTGAAGATTTGGCAATCCTTGAACGTTGGATGCCAACGCTGGGTGGTTGTCGGGTGTTAGTCACCGCCCGCAATCAATTATCAACGACGGCCTCAATGCGGCTTGGGGTTTTGGCTCCTGCCGAAAGCCGCGCCTTGCTGCAACAGCTTTGCCCACGCCTGACAACTGCTGAGGCCGATGCAATTGCCGCTGATCTTGGGAATTTGCCGCTAGCTTTGCAGCTTGCAGGCAATTATCTCAATACCTATGATCAACAGAGTGTTGCCCAATATCGCCAAGATTTAGCAGTTACCCATCATTCGCTCAAAGGCGGGGCTGGGTTGCCCTCGCCAACCCGCCATGAACAAGATGTTGAAGCGACGTTTATGCTCAGTTTGAACCAATTTGATTCGGCCAATCCGCTGGAGATGCTGGCCTTAGATATGTTGGATGGCGCGGCCTGGTGTGCGCCGGGTGTGCCCATTCCGCGTGAGCTTGTGCTCGATTTTGTTCCCAATGAGACTGATGATCAAACTGCGCTGGCATCGCTGCAATTGTTGGATCAACGTGGGTTAATTGATGGTAGTGAGATGCTGGTTGTGCATCGTTTGTTGGCGCAAGTTGTTCAGGTGCATCGCGGCTCAGTGCAAATTCGCGACCTAGTTGAGTATCGGATAAACGAGCATGCCTTTCGGATTAGTTCAACACGCGTGCCAAAGTACATGCTGCCACTGGAGCCACATTTGCGCCATGTGACTCTGCGAGCGCTGACACGCGAGGATGAACGGATCGCTCGCTTGTGCAATAGTCTTGGCTATTGGGAACATCTGCGTGGGATGTATGGCGAGGCTGAGCGCTGGTATGAACGGGGTTTAGTCATTATGCAAAAGGTCTTGGGTCTAGAGCATCAAAATACTGCCCGCATAATGAATAATTTGGCAGGTATTCGTTTGGAGCAAATGCGCTATGCCGAGGCCCAAGCTTTGTATGAGCAGGTTTTGGCGATTTGGAAGGTGGCGTTAGGCCCAGAACATCCCGATACCGCTCGCTGTATGAACAATCTGGCCTCGGCTTTAGGGCGACAAGGACAGAATGCCGAGGCCTTGGCGATGCTTGAACAAGCATTGGCAGTTTGGGAAGCAGCCTTAGGCCCAGAGCATCCCGATACCGCGATTAGCATCAACAATCTGGCGGTAGCTTTGGAGGGCGAAGGCCGCTATGCCGAAGCCCAGGCGTTGCATGAACGAGCAGTGAAAGTATTGGAGGCAACCTTAGGGTCGGATCATCCCGACATGGCAACCAGTTTGAACAGTTTGGCCCGATTATTGGAACATCAAGGCAAATATTCACAAGCTCTGCCATTCTATCAACAGGCGTTGGCGATTCGCGAAAAAGCCTTGAATCCAGAACACCCCGACATTGCAATTAGCCTGAACGAGCTCGCAGGATTGCTGCTAGAACAAAAACGTTATGCTGAGGCGCAGGCCTTATATGAACGAGCGCTGACGATTCGCGAATTGGTGTTTGGCCCAGAGCATGCCGATACAATCACCGTTATGGCGAATTTAGCGGTGGCGTTGGAGCGGCGCGGGCAATACCGCGAAGCGCTGGCCTTGCATGCACAGGCATTGACCATTAGTCAAAAAGTCTTGGGCGATAACCACCAGACGAGCCAACGGATTCATGCTAGCCATGTCCGAACCGTCCAAGCGATTCAAGAAGCATTCGACCAATCGGCAGCCAAACGATCCAGTGGCAAACGCACCAACGATGAGCAAATCAAGCAATGGAAGTAG
- a CDS encoding TetR/AcrR family transcriptional regulator, translating into MARTADPHRREAILRAAREIFMEQGYTKARMLDIAARAEMATGTLYLYFDSKQTLAMALADSVLEGLTEVIMPILALESTPTMIRECVQTAIRFSLQHTDLFRLLGLEAGLNLEAEQQLPARLRLHALLATALEQRMQQNTIYSYQPLALAEILAGLIEWVVTMAMIRGESDVSHYEPTLLQFIEQALLPPNPTH; encoded by the coding sequence GTGGCACGCACCGCCGATCCTCACCGCCGCGAAGCAATTCTCCGCGCTGCCCGTGAAATTTTTATGGAACAAGGCTACACCAAAGCTCGGATGCTCGATATTGCCGCCCGCGCCGAGATGGCTACTGGCACGCTTTATCTCTATTTTGATTCCAAGCAAACCCTCGCCATGGCGCTGGCTGATTCAGTTTTAGAGGGCTTGACCGAGGTAATTATGCCGATTTTGGCGCTTGAATCAACCCCAACCATGATTCGCGAATGTGTCCAAACGGCGATTCGCTTTTCGCTGCAACATACCGATTTATTCCGTTTATTGGGGCTAGAAGCTGGCTTGAATCTTGAAGCAGAGCAACAACTCCCTGCTCGTCTCCGCTTACACGCCCTCTTGGCCACCGCCTTAGAGCAGCGGATGCAGCAAAACACCATCTACAGCTATCAACCGTTGGCCTTGGCCGAAATTCTGGCGGGCTTAATTGAATGGGTCGTGACGATGGCCATGATTCGCGGTGAAAGTGATGTTAGCCATTACGAACCAACCTTGTTGCAATTTATTGAGCAGGCCTTACTACCACCAAACCCAACCCACTAA
- a CDS encoding zinc-ribbon domain containing protein, which translates to MSFTDKTLVCVDCGNDFVFTAGEQEFYAQKGFTNEPRRCTQCRQSKKQQRSEPSSRSSFSRDSSFGGGRERSREYGGRDSFGGGGRSSFGGGNRRDAAGQASREMYDTVCAECGRTTTVPFKPTQGRPVYCRDCFQKQRTSSRW; encoded by the coding sequence ATGAGTTTCACCGACAAAACCCTCGTCTGTGTCGATTGCGGGAATGACTTCGTTTTTACTGCTGGTGAACAAGAGTTTTACGCACAAAAAGGCTTTACCAACGAACCACGTCGCTGTACTCAATGTCGTCAAAGCAAAAAACAACAGCGGAGCGAGCCAAGTAGCCGCTCATCATTTAGCCGAGATAGCAGTTTTGGTGGTGGTCGCGAGCGCAGCCGCGAGTATGGCGGTCGCGATAGTTTTGGTGGTGGTGGGCGTTCTAGCTTCGGTGGTGGCAATCGCCGCGATGCTGCTGGCCAAGCTTCACGCGAAATGTACGATACGGTGTGTGCTGAGTGTGGACGAACCACAACAGTGCCCTTCAAGCCAACTCAAGGCCGTCCGGTCTATTGCCGCGATTGTTTTCAAAAGCAACGAACTTCTTCACGTTGGTAG
- a CDS encoding VWA domain-containing protein: MQRFFRSFLVVIMLVLAACGDAAQQPTSTNQTSGPVVGANDLLISITYSPEKTKWLEERIATFNNQNVQSNGKRVIVEGKELSSGTARTQIRAGQLQTTIWTPSASTWLEVLKKESNNPNIAEADPQSLVLTPVVISMWKPMAEAMGYPGKEVGWSDMLALIQDAEGWGKFGQQDWGRFSWGHTDPDISTTALSTVLAELYAANGKTSDLTVEDINQEKSQQFLRDLAQGIKHYGSNTLVFSQNMQKYGMAYISAFPMEEITLIDFNKQAPNVPLVAIYPKEGTFIHDNPFIVMSDATADQKAAASVFYDFLLTAESQNLAMQQGFRPANVDVALASPLTAQFGVDPNQPRNSLATPPADVIVAAKNAWANNRKPANIMLVVDSSGSMRDDDKMDQAKLGVEVFLNRLPSKDNVGMIGFSSSPAVLVPLATRSENMANLQMQTQGLVPDGNTSLYDAIDLARQELENLKQPDRINAIVVLSDGADTASQLSIEQMLGNFGESSIQIFPIAYGADAETSILQQIADFSRTELVQGSTGDIDKIFENLSRYF, encoded by the coding sequence ATGCAACGCTTCTTCCGTAGTTTTCTAGTCGTTATTATGCTGGTGCTTGCAGCTTGTGGCGATGCAGCCCAACAACCTACCTCCACTAATCAAACCAGTGGGCCAGTTGTAGGCGCAAACGATCTACTGATTAGCATCACCTACAGCCCAGAGAAAACCAAATGGCTTGAAGAACGCATCGCCACTTTCAACAATCAAAATGTGCAATCCAACGGCAAACGGGTAATCGTTGAGGGCAAAGAGCTTTCCTCAGGCACAGCCCGCACCCAAATTCGGGCTGGTCAACTTCAGACAACGATCTGGACACCTTCGGCCTCGACTTGGCTGGAAGTATTGAAGAAAGAAAGCAATAATCCCAACATTGCCGAAGCCGATCCCCAATCGTTGGTACTAACACCAGTGGTTATCTCGATGTGGAAACCAATGGCTGAAGCCATGGGCTACCCCGGCAAAGAGGTGGGTTGGTCGGATATGTTGGCGCTGATTCAGGATGCCGAGGGCTGGGGCAAATTTGGTCAACAAGATTGGGGCCGCTTCTCGTGGGGCCACACCGACCCCGACATTAGCACCACCGCGCTTTCAACTGTGCTGGCTGAGTTGTATGCAGCCAACGGCAAAACCAGCGATCTTACGGTCGAAGACATCAATCAAGAAAAAAGCCAACAATTTTTGCGTGATTTAGCTCAAGGCATCAAGCACTATGGCTCGAATACCTTGGTATTTAGCCAAAACATGCAAAAATATGGCATGGCCTATATTTCAGCCTTCCCGATGGAAGAAATTACCCTGATCGATTTCAATAAACAAGCTCCCAATGTGCCGTTGGTGGCAATCTATCCCAAAGAAGGCACGTTTATTCACGATAATCCTTTTATTGTGATGAGCGATGCAACAGCCGATCAAAAAGCCGCTGCTAGCGTTTTCTACGATTTCTTGCTCACAGCCGAAAGCCAAAATTTAGCAATGCAGCAAGGCTTCCGGCCAGCGAACGTTGATGTAGCGTTGGCATCACCATTAACTGCCCAATTCGGCGTAGACCCCAATCAACCACGGAATTCGTTGGCAACCCCACCAGCCGATGTGATTGTGGCCGCCAAAAATGCTTGGGCCAATAATCGCAAGCCAGCCAATATTATGTTGGTGGTCGATAGCTCTGGCTCGATGCGCGACGACGACAAAATGGATCAAGCCAAACTTGGGGTTGAAGTGTTTCTCAATCGCTTGCCAAGCAAAGATAACGTTGGCATGATCGGCTTCTCATCAAGCCCAGCCGTGTTGGTGCCCCTCGCCACGCGCAGCGAAAACATGGCCAATTTGCAAATGCAAACCCAAGGACTCGTGCCCGATGGCAATACCTCGCTCTACGATGCAATTGATTTAGCGCGTCAGGAGCTGGAAAACCTCAAACAACCTGATCGAATTAACGCGATTGTGGTGCTGAGCGATGGCGCTGATACGGCCAGCCAGCTTTCAATCGAGCAAATGCTAGGCAATTTTGGCGAATCGAGCATTCAAATCTTCCCGATTGCCTATGGTGCTGATGCTGAAACTTCAATTTTGCAACAAATTGCCGATTTCTCACGCACAGAATTAGTTCAAGGTAGCACTGGTGATATCGATAAAATCTTCGAGAATTTGAGTCGCTACTTCTAA
- a CDS encoding SDR family NAD(P)-dependent oxidoreductase, which translates to MALLAEKVALITGAGRGIGAAAARLFSQHGARVVLCDLDAAPVEQLAAELKAAGGQALAFTGDVTSAEFASQVIAATLEHFGGLDVLVNNAGYTWDGVLHTMDDAQWQAMLDVHLSAPFRLIRAAAPYLRDTAKAEIKAHGAAKARKIINVSSVSGVYGNAGQVNYSAAKSGVIGLTKTLAKEWGRFNVQTNAVCYGFIETRLTAAKEQGETIQRGDQAIKLGVPENLMAGITMFHPMGRAGTPEEAAGPMVFLASSLANYVNGEILEVTGGMGI; encoded by the coding sequence ATGGCGTTATTGGCCGAGAAAGTGGCATTAATTACTGGAGCTGGACGCGGGATTGGAGCGGCTGCAGCGCGATTGTTTAGCCAGCATGGGGCGCGAGTGGTGTTGTGCGATTTGGATGCTGCGCCAGTTGAACAATTGGCGGCTGAATTAAAGGCTGCTGGTGGTCAAGCCTTGGCGTTTACTGGCGATGTGACCAGCGCTGAATTTGCGTCGCAAGTCATTGCCGCCACCTTAGAGCACTTCGGTGGCTTAGATGTGTTGGTCAATAATGCTGGCTATACGTGGGATGGTGTATTGCACACCATGGATGATGCTCAATGGCAAGCCATGCTTGATGTGCATTTATCAGCTCCCTTTCGACTGATTCGGGCAGCGGCTCCCTATTTGCGCGATACCGCCAAAGCCGAAATCAAGGCTCATGGTGCGGCCAAAGCCCGCAAAATTATCAATGTTTCTTCGGTTTCGGGCGTATATGGCAATGCTGGGCAAGTCAATTATTCGGCGGCCAAATCAGGTGTCATTGGTCTAACCAAAACCCTTGCCAAGGAATGGGGCCGTTTCAATGTCCAAACCAATGCGGTTTGCTATGGCTTTATCGAAACCCGCCTGACCGCTGCCAAAGAACAAGGCGAGACGATTCAGCGTGGCGATCAGGCAATTAAACTTGGTGTGCCCGAAAATCTGATGGCGGGAATTACCATGTTTCACCCAATGGGGCGGGCTGGTACACCAGAAGAAGCGGCAGGCCCGATGGTCTTTTTGGCTTCGAGCTTGGCCAATTATGTGAACGGCGAAATTCTCGAAGTAACTGGTGGTATGGGGATTTAG
- a CDS encoding aminotransferase class III-fold pyridoxal phosphate-dependent enzyme: MSAAQLPKVSGEALNLTKSMELLAQAEAIVPGTTQSLMKRPEQFAYGSFPVFIDHGDGALVTDVDGNQYIDFICGLGATTLGHNHPAVVEAIRNNLDKGLIHSLPTEVELRATQALIDIIPNAEMARFFKTGADATSAAVRLARHLTKRERIITVGYNGWHDHFMYYTPGVPAVLSQYTEQVSLMAPHEKPNLIAAINKHGDQLAAVLLSMPYKHCLDTEYLNEVKAACHAVGALFVLDEVVTGFRLALGGAQEFYGVDADFVCLSKGIAAGMPLSAIAGPKKYLERLSDLQVSTTFGGEMLSLEVCYEVINVYRNTNYFEHVTKLGQRLREGVNAKAEALGVALRVCGYDAIPFFAFAPDMPTHARLMEALLGTLAKRGVILRRDVNFLTSAHTIEQIDFTIEAVAQGLQELLDRGIIESTNGKEQVAG; this comes from the coding sequence ATGAGTGCAGCACAACTGCCTAAGGTCAGCGGCGAAGCCCTAAATCTCACCAAATCGATGGAATTGTTAGCCCAAGCCGAAGCGATTGTTCCAGGGACAACCCAATCGTTAATGAAACGGCCAGAGCAATTTGCTTATGGTTCGTTTCCAGTTTTTATTGATCATGGCGATGGCGCGTTGGTAACCGATGTTGATGGCAATCAATACATCGATTTTATTTGTGGCTTAGGCGCAACCACCTTGGGCCACAACCATCCAGCGGTGGTCGAGGCAATTCGCAACAATTTGGATAAAGGGCTGATTCATTCGCTGCCCACTGAAGTTGAGCTACGAGCAACTCAAGCATTGATCGATATTATTCCGAATGCTGAAATGGCTCGCTTCTTCAAAACTGGGGCTGATGCCACTTCGGCTGCTGTGCGCTTGGCTCGCCACCTTACCAAGCGCGAACGCATTATCACGGTTGGCTACAACGGCTGGCACGACCATTTTATGTATTACACCCCCGGCGTACCCGCCGTGCTCAGCCAATACACCGAACAAGTCTCGTTGATGGCTCCCCACGAAAAGCCCAACTTGATCGCTGCGATCAACAAACATGGCGATCAATTGGCCGCCGTCTTGCTTTCGATGCCCTACAAACACTGCTTGGATACTGAGTATTTGAACGAAGTCAAAGCCGCTTGTCATGCGGTTGGCGCTTTATTTGTGCTCGATGAAGTAGTAACAGGCTTCCGCTTGGCCTTGGGTGGAGCGCAAGAATTCTATGGCGTTGATGCCGATTTCGTCTGTCTCTCGAAGGGCATCGCCGCAGGTATGCCACTTTCAGCGATCGCTGGCCCCAAAAAATATCTCGAACGCTTATCAGATTTGCAAGTTTCAACCACCTTTGGCGGCGAAATGCTCTCGCTGGAAGTTTGCTATGAAGTGATCAACGTCTATCGCAACACTAATTATTTTGAGCATGTGACCAAGCTTGGCCAACGGTTGCGCGAAGGCGTGAATGCCAAAGCCGAGGCGCTAGGAGTAGCCTTGCGCGTGTGTGGCTATGATGCAATTCCCTTCTTCGCCTTTGCGCCTGATATGCCAACCCATGCTCGTTTGATGGAAGCCTTGCTGGGCACATTGGCCAAACGTGGGGTAATTCTGCGCCGCGATGTTAACTTCTTGACCAGCGCTCATACGATCGAGCAAATTGATTTCACGATCGAAGCAGTTGCGCAAGGTTTACAAGAGCTACTTGATCGCGGCATCATCGAATCGACCAATGGCAAAGAACAAGTTGCGGGCTAG
- a CDS encoding STAS domain-containing protein: MRAFFTPATWLMKRLTYPQKFGLLSLVFAIPLTFLLSAQLTEIQRQINFTQSELTGTTYLQPLREIMQDIIEQQLIAERYLGGDQAFLTPLLLKNEELSQDLEAFKAFDAQFHDRYDTQTQVTILFNEWERLQAQLTLRSVPDSNAAHDRLIQAVRACMQRIGDQSGLILDPNIDSYYLMNALIETLPAHQAATARVAGAGGNAITRGTVSSEEKNTLTVVNSQLQETNTKINYSLGVVFSNNESLRPLLESAVRTFIQATEELSFQIILQVIRVETPTIDTTIFRQETERTLNASFGLWDQTSIQLDNVLNQRINQAQNRRIFFISLITLLVLLAIYLFLGFYSAVMDTVRAFQRAAGSMLTSNTLSNVTIDTRDELGQVATSFNSIASAMVESSSQRQAIVDHAAEAIITYDQQGIIRSANRAAERILGRNVDQLNIADVLGVELASIQQQTTTYEFDVRLPNNETQPVEMVLGTMQLGEQQLWIAFLRDIRIRRRTEQERNRLQDEIIRGHAAVLARLSAPLIPLSDNVVVMPLVGALDGERLQQITNNLLEGLSNQRARVALLDMTGVPNVDREVASRLLRAAQGIRLLGADLILTGIQPDVAQALISVGGDLGDLQTYPTLQQGIRMVLRNQA; this comes from the coding sequence ATGCGTGCATTCTTTACTCCAGCCACATGGCTGATGAAACGCCTAACGTATCCCCAAAAATTTGGGTTATTGAGCTTGGTTTTCGCCATTCCATTAACCTTTTTGCTGAGTGCCCAATTAACCGAAATTCAACGCCAAATTAATTTCACGCAGAGCGAACTGACTGGCACGACCTATTTGCAACCGCTACGTGAAATTATGCAAGATATTATCGAGCAACAATTAATCGCCGAGCGTTATCTTGGCGGTGATCAAGCATTTTTAACCCCACTTTTACTTAAAAACGAAGAGCTTTCCCAAGATCTTGAGGCATTTAAAGCGTTTGATGCGCAATTTCACGATCGCTATGATACTCAAACGCAAGTAACGATCCTGTTTAATGAATGGGAACGGCTGCAAGCCCAATTAACCTTGCGCAGTGTTCCCGATAGCAATGCCGCCCATGATCGCTTAATTCAGGCAGTTCGGGCATGTATGCAGCGTATCGGCGATCAATCAGGCTTAATTCTCGATCCAAACATCGATAGCTATTATTTAATGAATGCCTTGATTGAAACCTTGCCTGCCCATCAGGCTGCTACCGCCCGAGTTGCTGGCGCTGGTGGCAATGCAATTACTCGCGGCACAGTCAGCAGCGAAGAAAAAAACACGCTGACGGTCGTCAATAGCCAACTCCAAGAAACCAATACCAAAATCAACTATAGCTTAGGCGTAGTATTTAGCAATAATGAAAGCTTGCGTCCATTACTGGAAAGTGCAGTCCGCACGTTTATTCAGGCAACCGAAGAATTAAGCTTTCAAATAATTTTGCAAGTGATTCGAGTTGAAACTCCAACGATTGATACGACTATCTTTCGCCAAGAAACTGAACGCACTCTGAATGCGAGCTTTGGCTTGTGGGATCAAACGTCAATTCAGCTTGATAATGTGCTCAATCAGCGGATCAATCAAGCTCAAAATCGCCGAATCTTTTTTATTAGCCTGATCACGCTGCTTGTTCTGCTTGCGATATATCTCTTCTTGGGCTTTTATAGCGCAGTAATGGATACAGTTCGCGCCTTTCAACGGGCCGCTGGTAGCATGCTAACCTCGAATACCTTGAGCAATGTAACAATTGATACTCGCGATGAATTGGGCCAAGTTGCAACTTCCTTCAACTCAATCGCCAGCGCCATGGTCGAATCGAGCAGCCAACGCCAAGCAATCGTTGATCATGCTGCTGAAGCGATTATTACCTACGATCAGCAGGGCATTATTCGCTCAGCCAATCGCGCTGCCGAACGTATTTTGGGTCGCAACGTCGATCAATTAAATATTGCTGACGTGCTGGGAGTCGAATTAGCCAGTATCCAACAACAAACCACAACCTATGAGTTTGATGTGCGCTTGCCAAACAACGAAACTCAACCTGTTGAAATGGTCTTGGGCACAATGCAACTCGGCGAGCAGCAACTCTGGATCGCCTTCCTCCGTGATATTCGCATCCGCCGCCGCACTGAGCAAGAGCGCAATCGGCTGCAAGATGAGATTATTCGTGGTCATGCTGCAGTATTGGCTCGCTTGAGCGCTCCATTAATTCCGCTCAGCGATAATGTGGTCGTTATGCCGTTGGTCGGGGCGCTTGATGGCGAACGACTCCAGCAAATTACCAATAATCTGCTCGAAGGCTTGTCGAACCAACGAGCGCGGGTTGCCTTGCTCGATATGACTGGTGTGCCAAATGTTGATCGTGAGGTTGCCAGCCGTTTGTTACGCGCAGCTCAAGGCATTCGCTTACTCGGTGCAGACCTGATTTTGACCGGAATTCAGCCTGATGTGGCGCAAGCATTAATCAGCGTTGGCGGCGATCTCGGCGATCTCCAGACCTACCCCACCTTGCAACAAGGCATTCGCATGGTGCTGCGCAACCAAGCGTAA